Proteins co-encoded in one Kutzneria chonburiensis genomic window:
- a CDS encoding gamma-glutamylcyclotransferase family protein, with protein sequence MPLYAAYGSNMDPNQMMERAPHSPMAGTGWLAGWRLSFGGEDLGWEGSLATIVEEPDSQVFVVLYDVSPRDEARLDRWEGSLGLYKKIRLRAQTLEGTVVAWLYVLDAYEGGLPSARYLGVVADAAEAAGAPDDYVNDLRTRPCRGITG encoded by the coding sequence GTGCCGCTCTACGCCGCGTACGGCTCCAACATGGACCCGAACCAGATGATGGAGCGAGCCCCGCACTCCCCGATGGCGGGGACCGGGTGGCTCGCCGGTTGGCGCCTGTCGTTCGGCGGCGAGGACCTCGGCTGGGAGGGCTCGCTGGCGACCATCGTCGAGGAGCCCGACTCGCAGGTCTTCGTCGTCCTCTACGACGTCAGCCCCCGGGACGAGGCCCGCCTGGACCGCTGGGAGGGCTCGCTCGGCCTCTACAAGAAGATCAGGCTCCGGGCCCAGACCCTGGAGGGCACCGTCGTCGCCTGGCTCTACGTCCTCGACGCCTACGAGGGCGGCCTCCCCTCGGCCCGCTACCTCGGTGTCGTCGCCGACGCCGCCGAGGCCGCCGGCGCCCCCGACGACTACGTCAACGACCTCCGCACCCGCCCCTGCCGAGGTATCACCGGCTGA
- a CDS encoding DUF559 domain-containing protein yields MLELPNGFHGAFRRRDVVAAIGRYGLLTALARGELVSFHKRVLVSRELVTQLRTRAAAALLLAGERAVLTRHTAARMYGCTAADFAPIDILVPYERRIDRLPGIVVHHGVFSEDDVTEIDGLPLLAPEIVLADLLCRARRPTSLACADQMFRGLPEAQRPGFRGSVLRAISARADVRGTRQARVLLDLATGLPESPFESQLLLTFYDRELPMPIPQHSITTIDGREIYRLDFAWPEFRIAVEYDGYAAHAERHDRDRRRDEDLAGRGWIVIHATIDDLMAPFRLVSEVRQALADRRLSA; encoded by the coding sequence ATGCTCGAACTTCCCAATGGATTCCACGGTGCCTTCCGGCGGCGCGACGTCGTAGCTGCCATCGGCCGCTACGGCCTGCTCACCGCCCTCGCACGGGGCGAACTGGTCAGTTTCCACAAGCGCGTGCTGGTGAGCCGGGAACTGGTGACCCAACTGCGAACCCGCGCGGCCGCCGCATTGCTACTTGCCGGTGAACGCGCGGTATTGACCAGGCACACCGCCGCCCGAATGTACGGCTGCACCGCCGCCGACTTCGCGCCGATTGACATTCTCGTGCCCTATGAACGCCGAATCGACCGACTGCCTGGAATCGTCGTTCACCATGGAGTGTTCAGTGAGGACGATGTCACGGAAATCGACGGTCTGCCGCTGCTGGCACCCGAGATCGTGCTGGCTGACCTGCTCTGCCGTGCTCGCCGCCCGACGTCGCTGGCCTGCGCTGATCAGATGTTCAGGGGTCTTCCTGAGGCTCAACGCCCGGGCTTTCGGGGCTCAGTGCTCCGGGCGATCAGTGCCCGCGCGGACGTTCGGGGCACCAGGCAGGCGCGAGTGTTGCTCGATCTCGCCACAGGGTTGCCTGAATCGCCGTTCGAGAGCCAGCTGCTGCTGACGTTTTATGACCGTGAGTTGCCGATGCCGATTCCGCAGCACTCGATAACCACAATCGACGGGCGCGAGATCTACCGCCTCGACTTCGCCTGGCCTGAGTTCCGGATTGCCGTCGAGTACGACGGTTATGCGGCGCACGCCGAGCGGCACGACCGGGACCGCCGGCGCGACGAGGATCTTGCCGGCCGAGGCTGGATCGTCATTCACGCCACGATCGATGACCTCATGGCACCGTTTCGTCTGGTCAGTGAGGTTCGGCAAGCGCTGGCAGACCGTCGGCTATCTGCCTGA
- a CDS encoding M20 family metallopeptidase, giving the protein MTVLDSRPELPREGDGRRHDGQSDVLITDSGVSMSDVADLGAGRGPAWLDEWLTSGAADVVAWRRHIHAHPELSRQEHDTTELVSEVLRSIGLHPKVLPGGTGLICDIGTGERCVALRADIDALPLQENTGLPFASTNDGACHACGHDAHTAVLLGAAMALASAPELPGRVRLIFQPAEESMPGGALDVIAAGSLDGVDRIFGLHCDPRLEVGRVGTRVGAITSAADLLELKLTSPGGHTSRPHLTADLVHALGTVITGLPALLNRRVDPRSGTVLTWGAVHAGQAANAVPQDGLLRGTLRTGDHHVWNELEPLVKDLVQSLLWPTGVGFELEHRRGVPPVVNDAESTAVLRAGIEAALGEDALAGTEQSSGGEDFGWYLEHVSGSFGRLGVWSGDGRQYDLHQPTFVLDERALLVGVRVMVHAALSALA; this is encoded by the coding sequence GTGACCGTGCTGGACTCGCGGCCGGAACTGCCCAGGGAGGGCGACGGCCGCCGGCACGACGGACAGTCCGACGTGCTGATCACCGATTCCGGGGTCAGCATGTCCGACGTGGCGGACTTGGGCGCCGGGCGCGGCCCGGCCTGGCTCGACGAATGGCTGACATCGGGTGCGGCCGACGTCGTGGCGTGGCGGCGGCACATCCACGCCCACCCGGAGCTTTCCCGGCAGGAGCACGACACCACGGAGCTGGTGTCCGAGGTGCTCCGGTCCATCGGCCTGCACCCCAAGGTGCTGCCTGGTGGCACCGGCCTGATCTGCGACATCGGCACCGGTGAGCGCTGCGTGGCGCTTCGGGCCGACATCGATGCGTTGCCGTTGCAGGAGAACACCGGGCTGCCGTTCGCATCCACCAACGACGGCGCCTGCCACGCGTGCGGGCATGACGCCCACACCGCGGTGCTCCTGGGTGCGGCCATGGCGCTGGCCTCGGCGCCTGAGCTGCCCGGTCGCGTTCGGTTGATCTTCCAGCCGGCCGAGGAGTCCATGCCCGGTGGGGCGTTGGACGTCATCGCCGCCGGTAGTCTCGACGGCGTGGACCGGATCTTCGGTCTGCACTGTGACCCGCGGCTGGAGGTCGGCCGTGTCGGCACCCGCGTCGGCGCCATCACGTCGGCCGCCGACCTGCTGGAGCTCAAGCTCACCTCGCCCGGCGGGCACACCTCCCGGCCGCACCTGACCGCCGACCTCGTGCACGCGCTGGGGACCGTGATCACCGGGCTGCCCGCGCTGCTCAACCGGCGGGTCGACCCGCGGTCCGGGACCGTGCTGACCTGGGGCGCGGTGCACGCCGGCCAGGCCGCCAACGCGGTGCCGCAGGACGGTTTGCTGCGCGGCACCCTCCGCACCGGCGACCACCATGTGTGGAACGAGCTCGAGCCGCTGGTCAAGGACCTCGTGCAGTCCCTGCTGTGGCCCACCGGCGTCGGTTTCGAGCTGGAGCACCGCCGTGGCGTGCCGCCGGTGGTCAACGACGCCGAGAGCACCGCGGTGCTGCGGGCCGGCATCGAGGCGGCGCTGGGTGAGGACGCCCTGGCCGGCACCGAGCAATCATCCGGCGGCGAGGACTTCGGCTGGTACCTGGAGCACGTGTCCGGGTCCTTCGGGCGCCTCGGCGTGTGGTCCGGAGATGGCCGTCAATACGACCTCCACCAGCCGACTTTCGTCCTGGACGAACGTGCCCTCCTGGTCGGAGTTCGCGTGATGGTACACGCCGCCCTAAGCGCACTGGCCTAA
- a CDS encoding M20 family metallopeptidase: MNKVSHPKATCRSSVERYADALVSLSRSIHAEPELAYREHRSAAKVADLAEREGFQVERGVAGLDTAFTATFGSGDLVVGLCAEYDALPEVGHACGHNIIAAASAGAALALRDVADDLGVTVKLVGTPAEESGGGKVQLLEHGVFDGVGLAMMVHPAPYEAVASPSLAIVDLEVEYTGRASHAAAAPQLGVNAADALTIAQVAIGLARQHLEPKQMVHGIVTHGGAAPNIVPATAAGQFYLRAVDHESLQRLVDRIEGCFTAGAVGTGCTHEVRQISAEYTELAPDPWLASAYREAVTELGRVPISHEDELLRLTGSTDMGNVTRALPGIHPSIAIDCGDAVNHQPEFAAACATPSGDRAVLDGALALAWTAVAAATDPTQRERLLAGVGHRVARAGGAA, encoded by the coding sequence ATGAACAAGGTGAGCCATCCCAAGGCGACCTGCCGTTCATCCGTTGAGCGGTACGCGGACGCCCTGGTGAGCCTCTCCCGGAGCATCCACGCCGAGCCCGAACTGGCCTATCGCGAGCACCGCAGCGCGGCCAAGGTCGCCGATCTGGCCGAGCGCGAGGGCTTCCAGGTCGAACGGGGAGTAGCCGGTCTCGACACCGCCTTCACCGCCACCTTCGGCTCCGGCGATCTGGTCGTCGGCCTGTGCGCCGAGTACGACGCGCTGCCCGAGGTCGGCCACGCCTGTGGACATAACATCATCGCGGCCGCGTCGGCCGGTGCGGCCCTCGCGCTGCGTGATGTGGCCGACGATCTAGGTGTGACGGTCAAACTGGTGGGCACCCCGGCTGAGGAGTCCGGCGGCGGGAAGGTCCAGCTGCTGGAACACGGCGTGTTCGACGGCGTCGGGCTGGCCATGATGGTGCACCCCGCGCCGTACGAGGCGGTCGCCTCGCCCTCGCTGGCCATCGTCGACCTGGAGGTCGAGTACACCGGCCGGGCCTCGCACGCGGCCGCCGCCCCGCAGCTGGGCGTGAACGCGGCCGACGCGCTGACCATCGCGCAGGTCGCGATCGGCCTGGCCAGGCAGCATTTGGAGCCGAAGCAGATGGTGCACGGCATCGTGACCCACGGCGGCGCCGCCCCGAACATCGTTCCGGCGACGGCCGCCGGCCAGTTCTACCTGCGTGCGGTCGACCACGAGTCGCTGCAGCGCCTGGTCGACCGGATCGAGGGCTGCTTCACCGCCGGCGCCGTCGGCACCGGGTGCACGCACGAGGTCAGGCAGATCTCGGCGGAGTACACCGAGCTGGCGCCGGACCCCTGGCTGGCCTCCGCGTACCGCGAGGCCGTGACGGAACTCGGCCGCGTGCCGATAAGTCACGAAGACGAGCTGCTCCGCCTGACCGGCAGCACCGACATGGGCAACGTCACCCGAGCGCTGCCCGGTATCCACCCATCAATTGCGATCGACTGCGGAGACGCGGTGAACCACCAGCCGGAGTTCGCCGCCGCCTGCGCCACCCCGAGCGGGGACCGTGCCGTGTTGGACGGCGCGCTCGCTCTGGCGTGGACGGCGGTGGCCGCGGCGACCGATCCCACACAGCGGGAACGGTTGCTGGCCGGTGTCGGACACCGCGTGGCCCGCGCTGGAGGTGCGGCGTGA
- the xylB gene encoding xylulokinase: MTLVIGVDSSTQSTKALVVEAETGRVLGEGRSPHPEGTEVNPRAWQVSCTRAVAQARENAPGPIAAIAVAGQQHGLVAVDAEGEPVRPALLWNDTRSAAETEQFVAKHGPERLAELTGSVPVPSFTVTKLAWLAEHEPAAADRVDRVMLPHDWVSWTLSEPGTEPATDRGDASGTGYFSPRTGEWLPDLLADAFGGRAPRLPRLLGPAEVGGRTAKGTLVAAGTGDNMGAALALKAGPGDVVVSLGTSGTVFAVTAEGTADPTGFVAGFCDATGHYLPLVCTLNAARVLTTTAALLGTDLAGLDELALRAEPGSGGLVFVPYLDGERTPNLPDASGTLTGIRRGNLTPENVARSAVEGMLCGLADGFAELRRVGVQARRVLLIGGAARSAAVQAVASGLFDAPVEVPEPAEYVALGAARQAAWALSGAPEAPDWPVRAEGIGRTEGGKAVRAAYTAAVAQIHGHVG, from the coding sequence GTGACCTTGGTGATCGGTGTCGACTCCTCGACGCAGTCGACAAAAGCGCTCGTGGTCGAGGCCGAGACCGGCCGGGTGCTGGGCGAGGGGCGATCGCCGCATCCCGAGGGCACGGAGGTCAACCCGCGAGCCTGGCAGGTGTCCTGTACTCGTGCCGTGGCGCAGGCCCGGGAGAACGCGCCGGGGCCGATTGCCGCGATCGCGGTAGCCGGGCAGCAGCACGGCTTGGTCGCCGTGGATGCTGAAGGCGAGCCGGTGCGGCCGGCGTTGCTGTGGAACGACACCAGGTCGGCGGCCGAAACCGAGCAATTCGTCGCCAAACACGGCCCCGAACGGCTGGCCGAGCTGACCGGCTCGGTGCCGGTTCCGAGCTTCACCGTGACCAAGCTGGCCTGGCTGGCCGAGCACGAGCCGGCGGCCGCGGACCGGGTCGACCGCGTGATGCTGCCGCACGACTGGGTGAGCTGGACGCTGTCCGAGCCAGGCACCGAACCGGCGACCGACCGTGGGGACGCGTCCGGCACGGGCTATTTCTCGCCGCGGACCGGCGAATGGCTGCCGGACCTGCTGGCCGACGCGTTCGGCGGCCGGGCACCGCGGCTGCCGAGACTGCTCGGCCCGGCTGAGGTCGGCGGCCGCACTGCGAAGGGCACCCTGGTTGCCGCCGGCACGGGCGACAACATGGGGGCGGCCCTGGCCCTGAAAGCGGGGCCTGGTGACGTCGTCGTCTCGCTCGGTACTTCTGGCACGGTCTTCGCCGTCACGGCCGAGGGCACCGCCGACCCGACCGGCTTCGTGGCCGGGTTCTGCGACGCGACCGGTCACTACCTGCCGCTGGTCTGCACGCTCAACGCCGCTCGGGTCCTGACCACGACAGCCGCGCTGCTGGGCACCGACCTCGCCGGCCTCGACGAGCTGGCGCTCCGGGCCGAACCGGGTTCGGGCGGCCTGGTCTTCGTGCCCTATCTGGACGGTGAGCGGACGCCCAACCTGCCGGACGCGTCGGGCACCTTGACCGGGATCCGGCGTGGCAATCTCACGCCGGAGAACGTGGCCCGGTCAGCGGTCGAGGGCATGCTGTGCGGGCTGGCCGACGGGTTTGCCGAGCTGCGTCGGGTCGGAGTGCAGGCTCGGCGGGTGTTGTTGATCGGCGGCGCGGCGCGGTCGGCCGCGGTGCAGGCAGTTGCGTCCGGGCTGTTCGACGCACCGGTCGAAGTGCCGGAGCCGGCCGAATACGTGGCCCTGGGAGCGGCGCGTCAGGCCGCCTGGGCGTTGTCCGGCGCGCCGGAAGCGCCGGACTGGCCGGTGCGTGCGGAGGGGATCGGGCGGACGGAAGGCGGCAAGGCGGTGCGCGCCGCCTACACGGCGGCTGTCGCCCAGATCCACGGCCACGTAGGCTAG
- a CDS encoding GOLPH3/VPS74 family protein, whose amino-acid sequence MNSRLPLVEALFFLAHDEFTGKPQVARAPLEICLCGAIMCDLLFTGRISVNDGCPAATGKHGRGDRASAEVLAEIAAEPTGYPVREWIDHLRPTAVDRVVGQLADGGLITKVADRGLLRRTLRYPPVDLLVAAGGRAEIRAAVLGPGRPDVYNVSLALLAWHLGLDDLCEPQLDRRMLRAWLDRAAKPMPPAATEVLAAVESAIAASVYGGERR is encoded by the coding sequence ATGAACTCCCGGCTGCCCCTGGTGGAGGCGCTGTTCTTCCTCGCGCACGACGAGTTCACGGGAAAACCGCAGGTGGCGCGGGCGCCGCTGGAGATATGTTTGTGCGGCGCAATTATGTGCGACCTATTGTTCACCGGACGTATATCGGTCAACGACGGATGCCCTGCGGCCACCGGAAAACACGGGCGCGGTGACCGTGCGTCCGCCGAGGTGCTGGCCGAGATCGCCGCCGAGCCGACCGGATATCCGGTCCGGGAGTGGATCGACCACCTGCGGCCGACAGCGGTGGACAGGGTGGTGGGCCAGCTCGCCGACGGCGGCCTGATCACCAAGGTTGCCGACCGTGGCCTGCTCCGCCGCACCCTCCGCTACCCGCCGGTGGACCTGCTGGTCGCGGCCGGCGGCCGGGCCGAGATCAGGGCCGCGGTCCTCGGGCCGGGCCGACCGGACGTCTACAACGTCAGCCTGGCCCTGCTGGCCTGGCACCTCGGCCTGGACGACCTGTGCGAACCGCAGCTCGACCGCCGCATGCTGCGAGCGTGGCTGGACCGAGCGGCCAAGCCGATGCCGCCGGCGGCGACCGAGGTGCTCGCGGCGGTCGAGTCGGCGATCGCGGCCTCGGTGTACGGCGGCGAGCGGCGCTGA